In Pseudopipra pipra isolate bDixPip1 chromosome 5, bDixPip1.hap1, whole genome shotgun sequence, the following proteins share a genomic window:
- the FGD4 gene encoding FYVE, RhoGEF and PH domain-containing protein 4 isoform X4, which translates to MPSTVNSYFQNLKKECKNDSTLLLCRTTTPRIGDILQKLAPFLKMYGEYVKNFDNAMELVKTWTERSPQFKFIIQDIQKEKVCGNLTLQHHMLEPVQRIPRYEMLLKDYLRKLPQDSLDWKDAEKSLEIISTAASHSNSAIRKMENLKKLLEIYEMLGEEEDIVNPSNELIKEGQILKLAARNTSAQERYLFLFNNMLLYCVPKFSLVGSKFSVRTRVGIDGMKIIETHNEEYPHTFQVSGKERTLELQASSEQDKEEWIKALQSTIEVFQQRNETFRNAIAKEYEDMPVEVSNAELGKRAPRWIRDNEVTMCMKCKEPFNALTRRRHHCRACGHVVCWKCSDYKAHLEYDGNKLNKVCKDCYHVIIGCTDSEEKKKKGILEIESAEVSGNSVICSFLQYMEKSKPWQKAWCVIPKQEALVLYMYGAPQDVKALATIPLLGYTVDDTPRSADLPHSFKLTQSKSVHSFAADNEELKQKWLKVIHLAVKGETPECQNELQVNLEEQPESSKRSEC; encoded by the exons ATGCCTTCCACAGTAAATTCTTACTTCCAGAACTTGAAAAAAGAATGCAAGAATG ATTCCACCCTCTTACTTTGCAGGACTACCACCCCTAGAATTGGAGATATTCTGCAAAAGTTAGCTCCTTTCCTCAAGATGTATGGAGAGTATGTGAAGAATTTTGATAACGCAATGGAATTGGTGAAAACGTGGACTGAACGGTCACCTCAATTCAAATTCATTATTCAAGACATTCAG aaggaaaaagtgTGTGGAAATTTGACATTGCAACATCACATGCTAGAACCAGTACAACGCATTCCACGCTACGAGATGCTTCTAAAGGACTACCTAAGGAAATTGCCTCAGGATTCTCTAGACTGGAAAGATGCTGAAA AATCCCTGGAAATTATATCCACTGCAGCAAGTCACTCGAATAGTGCAATTAGAAAGATG GAGAATCTAAAGAAGTTGCTAGAGATATATGAGAtgctgggagaagaggaagacATTGTGAACCCTTCAAATGAACTGATAAAAGAAGGCCAGATCCTTAAACTCGCTGCTCGCAATACGTCTGCTCAAGAACGGTATCTTTTCCTA tttaACAATATGTTGCTCTACTGCGTTCCCAAATTCAGCCTGGTAGGATCAAAGTTCTCAGTTCGAACCAGAGTTGGCATAGATGGTATGAAAATTATAGAAACTCATAATGAAGAATATCCACATACTTTTCAAGTGTCTGGAAAAGAACGAACACTGGAGTTGCAGGCCAG ttCTGAACAAGATAAAGAAGAATGGATAAAG GCACTTCAGAGTACTATTGAAGTTTTTCAGCAGAGGAATGAAACTTTCAGAAACGCTATTGCTAAAGAATATGAAGACATGCCTGTTGAGGTTTCT AACGCCGAGCTTGGGAAGAGAGCACCGAGGTGGATACGGGACAACGAGGTGACCATGTGCATGAAGTGCAAGGAGCCATTTAATGCCCTGACAAGGAGAAGGCACCACTGCCGAGCATGTGGACAT GTGGTTTGCTGGAAATGTTCTGATTACAAGGCACATCTTGAATATGATGGCAATAAATTGAACAAAGTCTGCAAGGACTGCTATCATGTTATAATTGGTTGTACAGAcagtgaagaaaagaagaagaaaggcaTCTTGGAG ATTGAATCCGCAGAAGTCTCTGGAAACAGTGTCATATGTAGCTTTCTTCAGTACATGGAAAAGTCGAAGCCCTGGCAGAAAGCTTGGTGTGTTATACCTAAACAGGAAGCTCTTGTGCTCTACATGTATGGTGCTCCACAG GATGTTAAAGCTCTGGCTACAATTCCCCTTCTGGGCTATACAGTGGATGACACTCCAAGAAGTGCTGACCTCCCACACAGCTTCAAACTGACCCAGTCTAAATCTGtgcacagctttgctgctgaCAATGAGGAACTGAAACAGAAATGGCTAAAAGTTATCCATTTAGCTGTCAAAGGTGAGACACCAGAATGTCAAAATGAACTGCAAGTGAATTTAGAAGAGCAGCCTGAATCTTCTAAAAGATCTGAATGCTGA